The Cyprinus carpio isolate SPL01 chromosome B19, ASM1834038v1, whole genome shotgun sequence DNA window CGCTCTGCGTCGGATCCAGAGACGATCTTTGAGCGAATCTGAGTGAAATCAtggccaaactgagcaaagaGAGCAAGCAGCGTCTGCAGCAGGTGTTCCAGTGCGGCCAGTTCATCATCCGCTGGGGCTTCATCCCCACCGTGCTGTACCTGGGTCAGTAATCCTCTCGAACCCGCGACTTCACCTCGTCATCAGCATTGATCCGTCTTCATATCAGGCCTGAGATGGGCTTCTGAAACATGTTTAGCGTTTGATAAGACAAACACCAGTTAATGATCGTTCTTAAGAGTTAGTGAAGTCAAGCGAGAGACTAGCCCTAAGTACATGTGCGAATGAATGTGTATAAGTACATACACCCGAAAAAAATACtgtgcagcacagctgttttcaacatttaaatgtttctcgagcagcacatcagcatattatactgatttctgaagactggagaacATTGTATCACTGATCCCTGAACCAAGATTAAAGAGAGAGTTTCGCAATCAGCTGATGgtacccattcacttccattctaAGGGaaaattactatggaagtcaatggctaccggcagcTGTTTGGTTGCCAGCATTCTTCCggatatcttcttttgtgtgcaattttttttaagtaaatgctaGGTAAAGATAGTATGGAGACCCGTTTCTGCcactcaataaaaaataaaaacaggcaatTGCggctttttatttcactattcTGACTTTGTTCTTCCAACTGTGCGTCTGCatcctgcaattctgactttttttttctcagggttgtgagatataagcttgtatttctgagaaaagtcagaattcagAAGTCACAatcatgagaaataaagtcagaattgtgtgatataaatgtGAGATGcgcatgtttttatttcttcttgcGATTGCGAGTTATCACACAAATGTGACTTTTCTGTAACATTATTTCTCAAaagtttatatctctcagttctgacTTTTTGTTGCGAGTTTATAgcattattgtgaattttttttcgcaattctgacttttctcagaatggcaaatttatatcttgcaatgcAGACTTTATTTCTCAGTGTTAGGGCTGtcaacgtgtttttttttttttctcgaattttgaatattcatagaatttaaataaaaatccacattcgaatccATTGTTGCGGTTGAGGTGTGCGTCAGGATGTTTTATCGGTGGTGCACGAGATGCGATGACGATGTAAGTGTCgttgaattttaatgtttttgtcagcctttccagttgaagccactagatgcgGCGTTGCTACGTTGTTCATTACAGATATTGCGGGAAAAGAGAACATCAGTGCGGAGGAGATCTTGTTTACGTCAgcgttcacacagaacgcattttctagagggacatctatcaccgtTGCACTCGCGTCTCGCGCAAGagagccgcatgtttagaaagccgtgtaaaattaatgtaaattcaactttgaaaaaacatatcTCGAGACTTTATGGCGGGATTTTcccccatcccactgcatctcatgtttcTAAATCAAAAATGCACTAAATTAAACTCTGCATACATGCATGATACTGTGTTGTTTATAGTTAAgtaacttaattataattggtttataaacattattttaaacattatgccgTTTTTTCACGGATAGTCATGTTATCGtatgctttgaataaacgtgcattagtgatattttgctcgatgcgccctcttgtggcctcaggagagaagccaaaagcttttcttcaccctaactgaaattatgcattttaaattttaatataattcaaaattttataacatttaagtgcaatattcaaatgtagtttttcaaccattttgacagccctactcaGTGTTAGTCCAAATTGCAAGAAAGTcgagttcatatctcgcaattttgactttatttctcagaattgcgagtttaggcctgtatcacacaattctgactttttaactcCGTGGCATAATCTGTGTGCCATTGGTGTTATATCAGTTAACAAGCAGCTTGATCTCTAGATAAGTGCTCATTTTAATTCATCTCATGTTCTCATCTAATGTGATTAAACTGAATTATATATCGTCTTGCTAGTTAGTTACTGGTAATGTCATTGGTCTTTGAGTAGAATTTGACGTCACTGCAGGACAGTCTGTCAGGATGAAGGGCGTGTTTGGGATTCTGCATCATTTCAGAGGCTAATGTTGAGTTTATGTGTCTGCGCCGCATCACTTCCTGCCGCTGTGACGCTCCGTCCTCATGATCACGGCTGTAGTTAGTGCTCTTCTTTGGGGTCAGAGTTTGTGCTCCTGCAGCGTCATCAGTGTTAAATGTGAATGAGGAAATGTTCTTGAGGCTTCAGAACCCACAGGAATTTGCCTGCCTCTGTATTTTTGGCATGATGGGAAACATTTAGAGACAAATGAGATGCAAAAGGAAGTTGTagctttttgtttgtctgttacgCAGAAAAGCCCCATGAGTCTAAACATTAGCCTTTCTGAAGGAGGAGGACAGCGGAAAAAAACagattatacaaatattatgctgaatataataattgtatatttaattataaaatatatatatatatatacatatatatatatatatatatatatatatatatatatatatatatatatacagctactatttaaaaatgacatttatctATGCCATacaacaattataaaaacaaattatttaaaagacaggtaaatatttaaaagtatataatataaatatatacaaataatacaaggctaccataaaaatataataaatagcaaaaataaatgtaaaatataaaaaatatgaaagttatatataatatacagttattGTAAAATCTATGGTACATTATAAAAGACTaccttatatgtgtgtgtgtatttattataaaaatattaaaaaagaatatatatatatatatatatatatatatataattaatatttataattgttataaatgGATAATatgttgtatttgtattatgtgtttatatatatatatatatatatataatacaaatgtatCATCTATTGAGAATGTTATAATtctaaatatgaacatgaattatatatatgagcatacaatataaatgaatttaataaatataaataattcatggTAAAgacttaaaaactatttaataggtgaaatataatgtaaatatgctgtaatatacagctattattaaattatatgaatataatgtataaaaatataataaatatatatataaatgtggaGCATAATTATACTATAAGATTATTTAAACGATAAAATTGGACCAAGAACCAACAATTAAACCAGcctgagctctctctctctctctctttcagctgAAATCAGTGTTTTGTATTCATATACTGTGTTTATTTGGCTAAAGAAAAGCATTCAGGATAAGACTGTTTCCACCTCACAGTGGAGTCCAGCATGTGTGTAATATTGAATATGAAAAGCAGAAGAGGGCTGGGGAGAGTGTGTGCGTCTGTCGTTCCTCACGGCTCGCTCCGAGCGTGTTGCTCAAGAAGTAAAGTGGAGATGAATCAGCTCTGACGTCTGGATTCTTCGAGATCTCGCTCGCATGAGGCTCTTGTTGTGTTAGTCAGTCGATATCGGATGAAAACAGGAAGGCTTGCAACACAGGACTTTTTGACTCTGGACTCCGGATCTGAGACAGTTTCATGATGCCAATCGAACCCATTGACTGAAGAAACTCAAGTTCCTGTGAGCGAGGGCTCCAGGCTTGCTAAACAGAGAGTGAGAGCGCTTTCAGGCGCTGATGCAATGTATGACCGCAGCATCAGTCATCCTAGATACTGGTCTGCATTACAGCATTTAGTAATGTTAGATAAACCCTCAGAGGAGTCTGTTGCAGGCCAAACACACACAGGGTTCGGCcacatctgattggctgattaaaAAACCCATCGGATTCTTTGCTAATGGATACTGTAAATGATTCTTTCtgattttgcaaaataatttttctcaTTTGTGATTACCgaggtatattatatatttttcagcattatATTGAATGTCACAAAAGCTGTCAAGAACACATAaatattaaagtgcattaagaaaAGGAATACTTTTTTGCATTGACATTATTAATGCCAAATGAACACACTCTCATTGTTTTCCTAATGCGGAATTGTTTGTACAgtaatgcaaaaacaacaaccaaacacAGTGACATTAGATAGTAATGATTCATTAGTATTTCTTGTTTTGCTCTTATGCTGATCTAAATGAGAAAATGTAGTATTGCAGAAATTAGGAAAACTTTCGAGAATAAAGGGAATTACAAAAAGCACAGAAGCAATGGGGAAAAACtgctttcattttctttgtatatatataatttagattgaataaataaaatataaatctaaaatatatatagaattgctaaatcatatatataaatttgagtcgttataaataaaatatttattttatacagtttaaaagtgtgtattaaatttttataattatatagtttttatgcatttaaaaatcacattttaattatataatttaatgtaacattttattaaatttatttcatattattgaactaattataatgattatgtagtaatttattatttttgaatttttaatttgtagtttaagtgtgtatagacacacacacgtatataaacacacttaaattacaattttaaaatgtaaaaataaacacacacacacacacactctaaattATATGTGTAgttattgattaataatatttgtatttttatatttatttttgttgaaatgtgaCCTGAAGCAGTTCATGACATTCTCGGTTCACATTTCTGAATTTTTCAGGAATCAGTAGAaccatgttttttaatgtatttatttctctcGCAGGATTCAAGCGGGGGGCCGATCCAGGGATGCCTGAGCCCACAGTCCTCAGGTGAGTTTTGTGAAGATCACCGTGTTTTAGCACAGAAAGCTGCTGAAGATGAGACTGGGATGATCTGTTTTGTCTTTCAGTTTGCTTTGGGGATGAAGACGCTCCTGACGAACACTACAGATTCCATGAAGACTCGTATCTGAATTCTGTGCTGGGATGTAAATACTTCACTGTCACGTCCACACAGTGCTTTGTGTTATTTTAAGACTTTTCTGAAGTTCCTCTTTCAGAAACATTGCATTgagaaacacacaaaatgttttctttgttttttttattgaatctaTGAAGATCATTGTAAACAATCAGCATGTTCTCacattctgttttaaataaatgaaacgaGTTCATAAATACATTCATCAGCACTGATCTTCAGTATCGTGAAAATCAGAAGTAAATAGAAAATACTGGCacataaatattgcatttataaatatcaATGGTGCACAACTTTCAATAAGTTAAAAGTAAAGactcataaatattaaattattctgcCCTGAAAGAAATAACTGCAAtggtcaataaataaaaacaatagttgaATAAATTAGTTCTTGTCGGCGCTCCAGTCTGCGGGTCTCTTCGTGTCTTTTGCTCGATACGCAGGTTTGCGTTTGCTCATGTAATTGATGGCTCTGCACGTGTCGATCATCACGCTGGTGAAGTTGAACAGGATCGAATGCACCGTGGTCTTGCGTGTCCACGCGGATCTGACCGAGAGAGGAGCGCTGGAGATCTGATCCGCCCCTCCGTCCGCTATCTGCAGCTGCAGGAGCAAACAAACATCAGATGTGTTCATATGTGACAGTGCTCATGAACAGCTGATGATGAGCTCAGATTGGCAGGTTTTGGCAGTCTGTCACGAGTCGTTAAGCCTGGGTTTCCATGACTGCTATACTCCATAATCTACATGTGTTTTTTAGGTAATAGGTAACCATCTAGTTATCAGAGAATGAATGAGCTTTGTTTTGACCAAGCttcaacatgcaaaaaaaagaaagtgtttaaaataaagtcTCATTCGTTAATGCAATAGCTAacatatggaagcccgtttccgccacttaataaaaaataaaacaaggcaattgcaacttgactttttttctcagaattgtgagttatgaAGTCGGAATTCCGAGTTATGAAGCTGAAACTGTGAGTTATGAAGCCGGAACTGCGAGTTTTGAAGCCAGAATTCCGAGTTTTGAAGCCGGAATTCCGAGTTATGAAGCCGGAATTCCGAGTTATGAAGCCGGAAATTGCGAGTTATGAAGCCGGAACTGCGAGTTTTGAAGCCAGAATTCCGAGTTTTGAAGCCGGAATTCCGAGTTATGAAGTCGGAATTGTGAGTTATGAAGCCGGAATTGCAAGTTATGAAGCCGGAACTGCGAGTTATGAAGCCGGAATTACGAGTTATGAAGCCGGAATTACGAGTTATGAAGCCGGAATTACGAGTTATGAAGCCGGAATTGCGAGTTATGAAGCCGGAATTCCGAGTTATGAAGCCGGAATTGCGAATTATGAAGCCGGAATTGCGAGTTATGAAGCCGGAATTGCGAATTATGAAGCCGGAATTGCGAGTTATGAAGCCGGAATtacgaggaaaaaaaagtcaggattgtgagataaaaagtcctaattacattgttttattttttattcagtgacggaaatgggcttccatactaatatcaaaattaagtaaataaaaaatacagtaatgtataagtaatctaataataataatgtaatttaataatataaatatataatataatgatatgaaatataaaataactaataattatttaataatataaataatagaaaatgtataacaatgaaaaatataattattaattagtattaaaccgtattaatctttgttaatgttgttaaaatgttacaaaaaaaaacaataattcgtTTGTATTAGTTCATAATGCAATAGAAAATATTAACATACAACTTtccttttaataatttgtaaattaacacaacacattaacactatatatatatatatatatatatatatatatatatatatatatatatatatatatatatatatatatttaatcttaattagttattttcataatttgttttatattaatatacttgtatatttttattttaatattttaactataaacTAGCagatatttgaatgtttatgCTCTTGAAATGAAATGCCACCACAACTCCTAATAAATCAAATAGGCAGGTGcgtataaataaacaaagaaaagcaAATACTCTGTCAAAAATGCAATGTTTGTGCTCTTAAACCTAATCTTTTATCAGTCATTTAACAAATGCATGGCTGTGAGGTCAGCTGGAGCGCCGTGGAGCCGTTGAGGTGTGTTTACCTGGCTGTTAATGGCCTCCAGCAGGCGTTTGGTCCCGTGTTTGATGTCGTTCACCAGGCTGGAGGTCAGGTTTTCGTTCTCGATGAAGCTCCAGTTCTCTTTATACCAGGTCAGGACGCTGTAAATGCGGCTCAGGCACAAATCCTGAAACATTTGTGAGGTATGAGCGTTTAGTA harbors:
- the LOC122140694 gene encoding mitochondrial import receptor subunit TOM7 homolog, with the translated sequence MAKLSKESKQRLQQVFQCGQFIIRWGFIPTVLYLGFKRGADPGMPEPTVLSLLWG
- the il6 gene encoding interleukin-6, which produces MPSAQNAALFLSAVLAVFISLVDAVPVYSGLAELSETSGDEVQDVDGKSPLSDRQKWHLMARDLHRDVKTLRDQQFERDFREMVNMTAYEGVRVKTPLLKPSDGCLSRNFSSDLCLSRIYSVLTWYKENWSFIENENLTSSLVNDIKHGTKRLLEAINSQLQIADGGADQISSAPLSVRSAWTRKTTVHSILFNFTSVMIDTCRAINYMSKRKPAYRAKDTKRPADWSADKN